A portion of the Granulosicoccus antarcticus IMCC3135 genome contains these proteins:
- a CDS encoding carbohydrate ABC transporter permease, giving the protein MRHRQFLLFILPSALIMLLFIAVPVLSVAYQSLFVEHEQVMIPVESCGPFGCKQEMHVDTQSMAILEQAKPMGQYNGLGTYTNATHLAVDEVQSIWQERTSLGAAFSQILNLPFYKALSFTLSYTLIVTPLVILAGFIIALAVNTLPALLKGPVIFFSLLPMIVTPLIGAMILFWMIDSRGLIGANLQLLFNDPTLSLKASPALTWLTLMIYGVWHSTPLSFIIFYAGLQTVPRNIIESAHVDGTNRWQRIRYVVLPHLAPVAIFVALMQLMDNFRVFEPIVGLSAQANASSLSYLIYNDLRSNDTPLFGSAAATSMLTILGVIVLLMPMVLRTWRGFHHKS; this is encoded by the coding sequence ATGAGACACCGGCAATTTCTGCTTTTCATACTGCCCTCGGCTCTGATCATGCTGCTGTTCATCGCCGTGCCGGTTCTCTCGGTAGCCTATCAGTCCTTGTTCGTTGAACATGAACAAGTCATGATTCCGGTGGAGAGCTGCGGCCCCTTTGGCTGCAAACAGGAAATGCATGTGGACACGCAGTCCATGGCCATTCTGGAGCAGGCCAAACCCATGGGCCAATACAATGGCCTGGGCACCTACACCAATGCCACGCACCTGGCTGTTGACGAGGTACAGTCCATCTGGCAAGAGCGCACGAGTCTGGGTGCGGCATTCAGCCAGATACTCAATTTGCCTTTCTACAAGGCCTTGAGCTTTACTCTGAGCTATACCCTCATCGTCACGCCATTGGTAATTCTGGCAGGCTTCATCATCGCCCTGGCGGTCAATACCCTGCCCGCTTTGCTCAAGGGACCGGTGATCTTCTTTTCACTGCTGCCCATGATCGTGACACCGTTAATCGGTGCCATGATCCTGTTCTGGATGATCGATTCCCGTGGCCTCATCGGCGCCAATCTGCAACTGCTGTTCAATGATCCGACCCTGTCGTTGAAAGCCTCGCCCGCATTGACCTGGCTGACCTTGATGATCTATGGGGTGTGGCATTCAACGCCTCTGAGTTTCATCATCTTCTACGCCGGCCTGCAAACCGTACCCAGGAACATTATCGAGTCAGCTCATGTCGATGGCACGAATCGCTGGCAGCGCATTCGCTATGTTGTCTTGCCCCATCTGGCCCCTGTCGCCATCTTCGTCGCCTTGATGCAGCTGATGGATAACTTTCGTGTGTTTGAACCCATTGTCGGTTTGAGTGCCCAGGCAAATGCCTCCTCTCTGAGCTACTTGATCTACAACGACTTGCGTAGCAATGACACACCGCTGTTTGGTTCGGCCGCAGCCACCTCAATGCTGACAATACTGGGCGTGATCGTACTGCTGATGCCAATGGTGCTACGCACCTGGCGCGGCTTTCACCACAAGAGCTGA